One genomic region from Gossypium hirsutum isolate 1008001.06 chromosome D13, Gossypium_hirsutum_v2.1, whole genome shotgun sequence encodes:
- the LOC107920663 gene encoding endoplasmic reticulum-Golgi intermediate compartment protein 3 isoform X1: protein MKNTVLSKLRNLDAYPKVNEDFFTRSLSGGIITLVSSLAILLLVFSEFRLYLHTATETKLLVDTSRGETLRINFDVTFPAIPCSILSVDAMDISGEQHLDIKHDIIKKRINTNGDVIESKPDGIGAPKIEKPLQRHGGRLEQNETYCGSCFGAEQSDDDCCNSCEEVRDAYRRKGWAMTNADLIDQCKREGFFERIKEQEGEGCNVQGSLEVNRVAGNFHFAPGKTFHQSNIFFDDLMSVHKDSYNISHRINRLAFGEYFPGVVNPLDGGHWTHETSNGMYQYFIKVVPTIYTDIRGRTVNSNQYSVTEHFKDLEYISPNSQPGVFFYYDFSPIKVTFKEEHSSFLHFITNICAVIGGIFTVAGIIDTFVYHGQRRMKKKMEIGKFR from the exons ATGAAGAACACCGTCTTAAGCAAGCTACGGAATTTAGACGCCTACCCGAAAGTCAATGAAGATTTCTTCACCCGTTCACTTTCCGGTGGCATTATCACCCTTGTCTCTTCTCTTGCCATACTCTTACTCGTCTTTTCCGAATTCA GATTGTACCTGCACACCGCTACGGAGACGAAGCTATTGGTGGATACTTCAAGAGGGGAAACCTTACGCATAAAT TTTGATGTCACTTTTCCTGCAATTCCCTGTTCGATACTCAGTGTTGATGCTATGGATATCAGTGGCGAGCAACATCTTGACATA AAACATGATATAATTAAGAAAAGAATCAATACTAACGGTGATGTGATAGAATCCAAGCCAGATGGTATAGGAGCACCAAAG aTTGAGAAACCTCTGCAGAGACATGGTGGCAGGCTTGAACAAAATGAGACATATTGTGGTTCGTGCTTTGGTGCAGAGCAG TCAGATGATGACTGTTGTAACTCCTGCGAAGAGGTTCGTGACGCATATCGTCGAAAAGGGTGGGCAATGACTAATGCAGACTTGATTGACCAG TGCAAAAGAGAAGGCTTTTTCGAAAGGATAAAAGAGCAGGAGGGTGAAGGATGCAATGTTCAAGGATCTCTTGAAGTTAATAGGGTTGCTGGAAATTTTCATTTTGCACCTGGCAAAACTTTTCATCAGTCGAACATTTTCTTTGATGACTTGATGTCTGTCCATAAGGACAGTTACAAT ATAAGTCACAGAATCAATAGGTTAGCTTTTGGTGAATACTTCCCGGGTGTGGTAAATCCTCTTGATGG GGGACATTGGACCCATGAAACCTCAAATGGGATGTACCAGTACTTCATCAAG GTTGTACCCACAATATATACTGACATTAGAGGCCGCACTGTTAACTCGAATCAG TATTCCGTGACGGAGCATTTCAAGGATTTGGAGTACATTAGCCCTAATTCTCAACCTGGAGTTTTCTTCTACTATGACTTTTCTCCGATCAAG GTCACTTTTAAGGAGGAGCATAGTTCATTTTTGCACTTCATTACCAATATCTGTGCTGTAATCGGAG GTATCTTCACAGTCGCAGGGATAATCGACACGTTCGTATACCATGGTCAAAGaaggatgaagaaaaagatggaaATTGGAAAATTCAGATAA
- the LOC107920663 gene encoding endoplasmic reticulum-Golgi intermediate compartment protein 3 isoform X2, which translates to MKNTVLSKLRNLDAYPKVNEDFFTRSLSGGIITLVSSLAILLLVFSEFRLYLHTATETKLLVDTSRGETLRINFDVTFPAIPCSILSVDAMDISGEQHLDIKHDIIKKRINTNGDVIESKPDGIGAPKIEKPLQRHGGRLEQNETYCGSCFGAEQSDDDCCNSCEEVRDAYRRKGWAMTNADLIDQCKREGFFERIKEQEGEGCNVQGSLEVNRVAGNFHFAPGKTFHQSNIFFDDLMSVHKDSYNISHRINRLAFGEYFPGVVNPLDGGHWTHETSNGMYQYFIKVVPTIYTDIRGRTVNSNQYSVTEHFKDLEYISPNSQPGVFFYYDFSPIKDPIRVQKLIHLNGD; encoded by the exons ATGAAGAACACCGTCTTAAGCAAGCTACGGAATTTAGACGCCTACCCGAAAGTCAATGAAGATTTCTTCACCCGTTCACTTTCCGGTGGCATTATCACCCTTGTCTCTTCTCTTGCCATACTCTTACTCGTCTTTTCCGAATTCA GATTGTACCTGCACACCGCTACGGAGACGAAGCTATTGGTGGATACTTCAAGAGGGGAAACCTTACGCATAAAT TTTGATGTCACTTTTCCTGCAATTCCCTGTTCGATACTCAGTGTTGATGCTATGGATATCAGTGGCGAGCAACATCTTGACATA AAACATGATATAATTAAGAAAAGAATCAATACTAACGGTGATGTGATAGAATCCAAGCCAGATGGTATAGGAGCACCAAAG aTTGAGAAACCTCTGCAGAGACATGGTGGCAGGCTTGAACAAAATGAGACATATTGTGGTTCGTGCTTTGGTGCAGAGCAG TCAGATGATGACTGTTGTAACTCCTGCGAAGAGGTTCGTGACGCATATCGTCGAAAAGGGTGGGCAATGACTAATGCAGACTTGATTGACCAG TGCAAAAGAGAAGGCTTTTTCGAAAGGATAAAAGAGCAGGAGGGTGAAGGATGCAATGTTCAAGGATCTCTTGAAGTTAATAGGGTTGCTGGAAATTTTCATTTTGCACCTGGCAAAACTTTTCATCAGTCGAACATTTTCTTTGATGACTTGATGTCTGTCCATAAGGACAGTTACAAT ATAAGTCACAGAATCAATAGGTTAGCTTTTGGTGAATACTTCCCGGGTGTGGTAAATCCTCTTGATGG GGGACATTGGACCCATGAAACCTCAAATGGGATGTACCAGTACTTCATCAAG GTTGTACCCACAATATATACTGACATTAGAGGCCGCACTGTTAACTCGAATCAG TATTCCGTGACGGAGCATTTCAAGGATTTGGAGTACATTAGCCCTAATTCTCAACCTGGAGTTTTCTTCTACTATGACTTTTCTCCGATCAAG GACCCGATCAGAGTCCAGAAGCTGATACATTTGAATGGTGATTAA
- the LOC107920513 gene encoding 3',5'-nucleoside bisphosphate phosphatase isoform X1, which translates to MVGLGDNNNPSCQNNISSKAKDKKKNKKKKRGGSKRKMTAEQTSAFKSVTEWVYLDRHHHPNSSSTAGLSSWVVDDFGVQKSLGRGTEKMVFELHSHSKHSDGFLSPSKLVERAHGNGVKVLALTDHDTMSGITEAVEAARRFGIKIIPGVEISTIFSPRNPEMEEPVHILAYYSSCGPTRYEELDKLLANIREGRYVRAKDMVLKLNKLKLPLKWEHVTKIAGKGVAPGRLHVARAMVEAGYVENLKQAFARYLYDGGPAYSTGSEPLAEEAVQLICETGGLAVLAHPWALKNPIPIIRRLKDAGLHGMEVYRSDGRLAAYNDLADTYNLLKLGGSDYHGRGGHGESELGSVNLPVVVLHDFLKVARPIWCSAIKDILEGYAKEPSDTNFAKIARFTRMGSFKGSTPLSCGKDLIDRCLASWLTAEEQQNDEFEAIRLKLSHATINLSGVQVPIETK; encoded by the exons ATGGTGGGTCTTGGCGATAACAACAATCCCAGTTGCCAAAACAACATCAGCAGCAAAGCAAAAGACaagaagaagaacaagaagaagaagcGTGGGGGAAGCAAGAGAAAGATGACGGCTGAGCAAACCTCGGCTTTCAAATCGGTGACCGAATGGGTTTATTTAGACCGGCACCACCACCCCAATTCTTCTTCGACGGCGGGTTTATCGTCGTGGGTGGTGGATGATTTTGGTGTGCAAAAGAGTTTGGGGAGAGGGACGGAGAAAATGGTGTTTGAATTGCATTCCCATTCGAAACACAGTGATGGGTTCTTGTCTCCTTCTAAGCTCGTTGAGAGAGCTCATGGCAATGGG GTGAAAGTTCTTGCTCTGACAGATCATGATACAATGTCTGGAATCACCGAAGCTGTAGAAGCTGCTCGCAGATTCGGTATCAAGATAATCCCCGGTGTTGAGATCAGCACCATATTCTCTCCAAG AAATCCTGAAATGGAGGAACCAGTGCACATCCTTGCATATTACAGCAGCTGTGGGCCCACGAGGTACGAGGAGCTGGATAAATTATTGGCTAACATAAGGGAGGGACGTTACGTACGTGCTAAGGACATGGTTTTGAAACTCAATAAACTCAAGCTACCTCTTAAGTGGGAGCATGTTACAAAGATTGCAGGCAAGGGAGTGGCTCCTGGGAGATTGCATGTGGCTCGAGCTATGGTTGAAGCAGGTTATGTGGAGAATCTAAAGCAAGCTTTTgcaagatatttatatgatggaGGACCTGCTTATTCCAC AGGAAGCGAGCCTCTTGCAGAAGAAGCAGTGCAGCTGATATGTGAAACCGGGGGTTTAGCAGTTCTCGCTCATCCTTGGGCACTAAAAAACCCGATTCCTATCATAAGACGGTTAAAAGATGCAGGCCTTCACGGAATGGAGGTTTATAGAAGTGATGGAAGACTGGCAG CATACAATGACTTAGCGGATACGTACAACCTTCTGAAGCTTGGAGGGTCAGATTATCATGGGAGAGGTGGCCATGGTGAGTCCGAACTAGGAAGCGTGAACCTTCCAGTGGTGGTTCTGCACGACTTTCTTAAGGTAGCTCGACCTATCTGGTGCAGTGCCATTAAGGACATTCTAGAGGGTTATGCAAAGGAACCCTCTGATACAAACTTCGCCAAGATAGCCAGATTTACAAGGATGGGCAGTTTCAAGGGAAGTACTCCCTTGAGTTGTGGCAAGGACTTGATTGATCGTTGTTTAGCATCGTGGTTGACTGCCGAAGAACAGCAGAATGATGAATTCGAGGCCATTAGGTTGAAGCTTTCCCATGCTACGATCAACCTCAGTGGAGTTCAAGTTCCTATAGAGACCAAATAG
- the LOC107920513 gene encoding phosphoribosyl 1,2-cyclic phosphate 1,2-diphosphodiesterase isoform X2 — protein MILVCKRVWGEGRRKWCLNCIPIRNTVMGSCLLLSSLRELMAMGILCSEQVKVLALTDHDTMSGITEAVEAARRFGIKIIPGVEISTIFSPRNPEMEEPVHILAYYSSCGPTRYEELDKLLANIREGRYVRAKDMVLKLNKLKLPLKWEHVTKIAGKGVAPGRLHVARAMVEAGYVENLKQAFARYLYDGGPAYSTGSEPLAEEAVQLICETGGLAVLAHPWALKNPIPIIRRLKDAGLHGMEVYRSDGRLAAYNDLADTYNLLKLGGSDYHGRGGHGESELGSVNLPVVVLHDFLKVARPIWCSAIKDILEGYAKEPSDTNFAKIARFTRMGSFKGSTPLSCGKDLIDRCLASWLTAEEQQNDEFEAIRLKLSHATINLSGVQVPIETK, from the exons ATGATTTTGGTGTGCAAAAGAGTTTGGGGAGAGGGACGGAGAAAATGGTGTTTGAATTGCATTCCCATTCGAAACACAGTGATGGGTTCTTGTCTCCTTCTAAGCTCGTTGAGAGAGCTCATGGCAATGGG CATATTGTGTTCAGAACAGGTGAAAGTTCTTGCTCTGACAGATCATGATACAATGTCTGGAATCACCGAAGCTGTAGAAGCTGCTCGCAGATTCGGTATCAAGATAATCCCCGGTGTTGAGATCAGCACCATATTCTCTCCAAG AAATCCTGAAATGGAGGAACCAGTGCACATCCTTGCATATTACAGCAGCTGTGGGCCCACGAGGTACGAGGAGCTGGATAAATTATTGGCTAACATAAGGGAGGGACGTTACGTACGTGCTAAGGACATGGTTTTGAAACTCAATAAACTCAAGCTACCTCTTAAGTGGGAGCATGTTACAAAGATTGCAGGCAAGGGAGTGGCTCCTGGGAGATTGCATGTGGCTCGAGCTATGGTTGAAGCAGGTTATGTGGAGAATCTAAAGCAAGCTTTTgcaagatatttatatgatggaGGACCTGCTTATTCCAC AGGAAGCGAGCCTCTTGCAGAAGAAGCAGTGCAGCTGATATGTGAAACCGGGGGTTTAGCAGTTCTCGCTCATCCTTGGGCACTAAAAAACCCGATTCCTATCATAAGACGGTTAAAAGATGCAGGCCTTCACGGAATGGAGGTTTATAGAAGTGATGGAAGACTGGCAG CATACAATGACTTAGCGGATACGTACAACCTTCTGAAGCTTGGAGGGTCAGATTATCATGGGAGAGGTGGCCATGGTGAGTCCGAACTAGGAAGCGTGAACCTTCCAGTGGTGGTTCTGCACGACTTTCTTAAGGTAGCTCGACCTATCTGGTGCAGTGCCATTAAGGACATTCTAGAGGGTTATGCAAAGGAACCCTCTGATACAAACTTCGCCAAGATAGCCAGATTTACAAGGATGGGCAGTTTCAAGGGAAGTACTCCCTTGAGTTGTGGCAAGGACTTGATTGATCGTTGTTTAGCATCGTGGTTGACTGCCGAAGAACAGCAGAATGATGAATTCGAGGCCATTAGGTTGAAGCTTTCCCATGCTACGATCAACCTCAGTGGAGTTCAAGTTCCTATAGAGACCAAATAG